From a single Marinobacter sp. THAF197a genomic region:
- a CDS encoding ATP-binding protein, producing the protein MPRKQQRPSIKRKLLTFLTLTGFACTGLIFFSHTLLIDYIHDELHRQQLEAAANRLSKMLTNDKEEITKSSLRNFSLSQYSVHIEDSQGRSFTSENIKPKLQVVESFRKPGIFHISDDDRSILGYYRIFNNRQDKLSVTIIEKSSYSPNTLDKIHVLIWIISFTILVTTSLIIFIGVTIALKPLKMMSAQLTSLKKGQRNRLDENVPEEFNELVKHLNRLLESYDKKLTRSRHLAADISHSLKTPLAVINSMINDEAIPTTIASQIKSQLSEMHELIDTQMRKTEMSGQYIGKATPIIERTLALVDVVSRIYPYKQIHLQETLPRELVWPIDERDFNEILGNVLDNASKWCSQEVHLHLKLHDDTLTILVEDDGPGVASHQLADLTKRQKRLDEKTPGYGLGLSIVEEIINDYGGAMHFSISPKGGLRVLIELPRSI; encoded by the coding sequence ATGCCCAGAAAACAACAACGCCCTTCAATAAAACGGAAACTGCTTACTTTCCTGACGCTAACGGGTTTCGCGTGTACCGGGCTGATATTCTTCTCACACACCCTTTTAATCGACTATATCCATGACGAGCTTCACAGGCAGCAGCTAGAGGCTGCAGCTAACCGACTCTCAAAGATGCTAACAAATGATAAAGAAGAAATTACAAAATCCTCTCTCAGAAATTTTTCATTGTCTCAATATTCAGTTCACATCGAAGACAGTCAAGGTCGGAGTTTTACAAGCGAGAACATTAAACCGAAATTACAGGTGGTAGAATCGTTCAGAAAGCCTGGAATTTTTCACATATCGGATGATGATCGCTCAATCCTTGGCTACTACAGAATATTTAATAACAGACAAGATAAACTAAGCGTTACTATAATTGAAAAAAGCTCCTACTCACCAAACACGCTTGACAAAATCCACGTTCTTATATGGATAATATCTTTTACAATTCTCGTTACGACATCATTGATCATATTTATTGGGGTAACTATCGCACTAAAACCCTTAAAAATGATGAGTGCCCAATTAACGTCGCTTAAAAAGGGTCAGCGTAATAGACTGGATGAGAACGTACCTGAAGAATTCAATGAACTTGTCAAACATCTTAATCGTCTATTAGAGTCGTACGACAAAAAACTTACCCGTTCACGCCACCTAGCCGCAGATATTTCTCATAGCTTAAAAACCCCCCTTGCCGTCATAAACTCCATGATCAATGACGAAGCCATTCCCACCACAATCGCGAGTCAAATTAAGTCTCAACTGTCTGAAATGCACGAGCTGATCGACACTCAAATGAGAAAAACCGAAATGTCCGGTCAGTACATTGGAAAGGCGACACCGATCATTGAGAGAACTCTGGCACTGGTGGACGTAGTCAGTCGAATCTATCCTTACAAACAGATCCATCTTCAAGAAACATTACCCAGAGAGCTTGTCTGGCCAATTGATGAGCGTGATTTTAATGAGATCTTGGGCAATGTGCTTGATAACGCAAGCAAATGGTGCTCTCAGGAAGTTCATCTACACTTGAAACTTCACGATGACACTTTGACCATTCTTGTTGAAGATGACGGCCCCGGAGTAGCGTCACACCAACTCGCCGATCTTACCAAGCGCCAGAAAAGACTGGACGAAAAAACCCCTGGCTATGGCCTTGGCCTATCAATCGTTGAGGAAATCATCAATGACTACGGTGGTGCCATGCATTTTTCTATATCACCCAAAGGTGGTCTTCGGGTTCTAATCGAGCTTCCCAGAAGCATTTGA
- a CDS encoding TolC family protein — translation MKASKHSPRALLCSVLLSIPLFGQAETVNWANWLTGQISKHPEVLAATEQAAARKEDAEASEQPLYNPELSVGADRTGSENNFEAGLSQTIDWSDQQGALQEKAKLIRLSAQAGLSEAVLTQTSESLFALVEWRATTLFEEIAESQQQRLDALLDQVEQRQQAGDLGRADAELLFLNLSRQLSEVAQAKAAVDRAETQVQERLPDWRPQDGGIPEYIWPALESQIGEADLLSHPSIAVARAEWQVLKSEAEVARRKATASPTVGLSGGRDGGENVVGLTFSIPLNVRNNYSAEIRAANRRALEAEARFQALYRKQQYDLAGARASWKRYDKQLRRWKELSQGRVQRSADLLEKQWQVGDLSTSEYLQALGQRAESLKTGIELEKLAQLGLIELLSQSGELITPFQ, via the coding sequence ATGAAGGCAAGCAAGCACTCGCCTCGGGCGTTGCTGTGTTCAGTACTATTGTCCATTCCTCTGTTCGGTCAAGCTGAGACTGTTAATTGGGCGAATTGGCTCACTGGCCAGATAAGCAAGCACCCGGAGGTACTGGCAGCGACAGAGCAGGCGGCAGCGCGGAAAGAGGACGCTGAGGCAAGCGAACAACCGCTGTATAACCCGGAGTTGTCCGTAGGAGCAGACAGAACGGGCAGTGAGAATAACTTTGAGGCAGGGCTGTCACAAACGATCGATTGGTCTGATCAACAGGGCGCATTACAGGAGAAGGCAAAGCTGATCAGGCTGTCTGCGCAAGCTGGCTTGAGCGAAGCAGTTCTGACACAAACGTCTGAATCATTGTTTGCGCTTGTCGAGTGGCGCGCCACTACGCTGTTTGAGGAAATTGCTGAATCCCAACAGCAGCGCCTGGATGCTTTGCTGGACCAGGTTGAACAGCGCCAGCAGGCAGGTGATCTGGGGCGTGCCGATGCAGAGCTTCTGTTTCTAAATCTATCCCGTCAGTTGAGCGAAGTCGCCCAGGCAAAGGCCGCAGTTGATCGGGCAGAAACTCAGGTTCAAGAACGTCTGCCGGACTGGAGGCCTCAGGATGGGGGAATCCCCGAGTATATATGGCCAGCGCTGGAGTCCCAGATTGGTGAGGCTGATCTGCTGTCACACCCGTCAATTGCAGTCGCTCGAGCCGAGTGGCAGGTGCTGAAAAGTGAGGCAGAGGTTGCGAGACGCAAAGCCACAGCATCGCCGACAGTAGGGCTGAGCGGAGGGCGTGACGGCGGCGAGAACGTGGTTGGCCTGACATTCTCGATCCCTCTGAACGTCCGTAATAACTACAGCGCTGAAATCCGGGCCGCGAATCGACGGGCTCTGGAGGCCGAAGCGCGGTTTCAGGCGCTCTACCGGAAACAACAATATGACCTGGCAGGCGCTCGCGCTTCCTGGAAGCGATACGACAAGCAACTTCGTCGATGGAAAGAACTATCCCAGGGGCGTGTACAGCGAAGTGCCGATTTGCTTGAGAAGCAGTGGCAGGTCGGCGACCTCTCCACCTCTGAGTATCTCCAGGCGTTAGGCCAGCGCGCGGAGAGCCTGAAAACCGGTATTGAACTGGAAAAGCTGGCGCAGCTGGGCCTGATTGAACTCTTGAGCCAGTCTGGCGAACTGATCACCCCCTTCCAATAA
- a CDS encoding efflux RND transporter periplasmic adaptor subunit has protein sequence MKKTLISVFVLTLFIAPPSLVQAEEDAHNEAGHDHAAGGDDHREGTGEEDEHEGGHAEEREHEEEEGHGHEEESDGGHEESTTASINAKQKELAGIEVATLESKHVDYEIYAPGELLTNGYTSYHVSPRVASVVLRRHVELGEHVTKGQPLVTLFSETVAQAQADYRKAFPEWKRISGLGRSVVGDQRFNTAKANIEAARATLLAYGLNDDDIGALKASGVDSLGEYMLRARVDGAVLTDEFEQGQRVEAGQPLVTLADESELWVEAHLPASSDIVLEKGAEAEVRAAGRVGVATVSQEAHTIDPVTRTRIVRLELDNPEDRFHPGMFADVYFRFKTSEPVLAVPETALMRGADGDWTVYVEEAEGEYEPVEVELGRSIGGLREVSGLAAGQRVVLRGAFFVASEIAKGGFDPHNH, from the coding sequence ATGAAAAAAACTCTGATTTCAGTATTTGTATTGACGCTGTTTATAGCTCCCCCTTCATTGGTGCAGGCCGAGGAAGATGCGCATAACGAGGCGGGCCATGATCATGCCGCCGGTGGCGACGATCATCGAGAAGGTACCGGTGAAGAGGATGAGCATGAGGGCGGGCATGCTGAAGAACGTGAGCATGAAGAGGAAGAAGGTCATGGCCACGAAGAGGAGAGCGATGGTGGTCATGAAGAATCAACTACCGCAAGCATCAATGCCAAACAGAAAGAGCTCGCCGGCATTGAAGTAGCAACCCTCGAAAGCAAGCACGTTGACTATGAAATCTACGCTCCCGGTGAGCTGCTGACCAACGGCTATACCAGCTATCACGTGTCCCCCCGGGTTGCCTCAGTGGTGCTGCGGCGTCACGTGGAACTGGGTGAGCACGTAACCAAGGGCCAGCCGCTGGTAACCCTGTTCAGTGAGACGGTGGCACAGGCGCAGGCGGATTACAGGAAAGCTTTTCCTGAATGGAAGCGAATCAGCGGGCTGGGTCGTTCCGTGGTTGGCGATCAGCGGTTCAATACAGCGAAAGCCAACATTGAAGCAGCAAGGGCGACTCTGCTTGCTTACGGGCTGAACGATGATGACATTGGTGCGTTGAAGGCCAGCGGGGTGGATAGTCTCGGTGAATACATGCTCAGGGCTCGCGTGGATGGTGCAGTACTGACCGATGAGTTTGAGCAAGGACAAAGAGTTGAGGCTGGCCAGCCGCTGGTGACTCTTGCTGATGAGAGTGAGCTTTGGGTAGAAGCCCATCTGCCAGCAAGCTCCGACATTGTTCTAGAGAAGGGCGCGGAAGCCGAAGTCAGGGCAGCGGGTCGTGTGGGCGTGGCAACGGTGTCCCAGGAAGCCCACACCATTGATCCTGTGACCCGCACGCGGATTGTCAGGCTGGAGCTGGACAATCCTGAAGATCGTTTTCATCCAGGAATGTTCGCAGATGTGTATTTTCGTTTTAAGACCAGCGAGCCGGTGCTTGCTGTGCCGGAGACTGCATTGATGCGTGGCGCGGACGGCGACTGGACGGTCTATGTGGAAGAGGCCGAAGGCGAGTATGAACCCGTGGAAGTGGAACTGGGCCGCTCAATTGGCGGGCTCCGTGAGGTTTCCGGCCTGGCTGCGGGCCAACGAGTCGTTTTGCGGGGCGCATTTTTTGTGGCCTCTGAGATTGCCAAAGGCGGCTTTGATCCGCACAACCACTGA
- a CDS encoding efflux RND transporter permease subunit — MFNRVVDWAVQNRLLVLIALAVLIATAAFQIPKLNLDAFPDVTNVQVAVNTEAPGLAAEEVEQLITYPIEAVMYALPDVEEVRSISKTGLSGVTVVFKEGTDIYFARQLVFERLQAARELIPDGVGVPEMGPNTSGLGQVYQYLLIADPDSGYDAMELRSLHDWLVKLLLIPAEGVTEILSFGGEVRQYQVNLNPARMLSYDLSQNDVMEALENNNSNVGGWYMGRGQEQLVIRGMGWLGNGEQGLEQIRQVPVKTSDGITVTVNDVAEVALGTEIRQGAVTMTRKDEAGQVEQLGEVVSGIVLKRMGANTKATIDGIEARIDRINQALPSGVRFEPYYNQADLVTKAVETVTNALLLAFVFIAIVLALFLMNLRATTLVLLSIPISIGIALMIMAWFGLSANLMSLGGIAVAIGMLVDGSVVMVENMFKHLTHPDAEHDARRDELVKNDPDPLDASHDDHGIALRLQEAGREVARPIFFATAIILVVFMPLFSFEGVEAKLFQPMAISIMLAIVSAVIVALVVVPALASFMFRKGIRERESFILKPLEKLYRKGLDWSLKHTRSVVGAAAVLVVLAALVVPRLGTEFVPELEEGTINLRVTLAPSSSLDTALEVAPKLEAMLMEFPEVTYALSRAGRPEIGGDPEPVNNIEIYIGLKPTAEWTSASNRYELQALFEAKLEQHPGLLFNFSQPIATRVDELLSGVRAQLAIKLFGPDLDVLAEKGQQIEAAVRTVQGTRDVAMEQIAGEAQLVVQPDRQALSRYGLAVSDVMSVVRDGLGGAAAGQIINGNERYDIYVRLAKRFREDRDAIADFRLQAPSGAWVRLGDVADVSIESGPPQVRRDDVQRRVVIQSNVQGRDMGSVVADIQDTIATEVNLPPGYSVDIGGQFENQQRAQKRLTIVVPVSLGLIALLLYFAFSSVGQALLILVNVPLAVIGGVFSLWISGQYLSVPSSVGFITLFGVAVLNGVVMVESINQRIQDGLNVDTAVFEGAVSRLRPVLMTAITSALGLIPMLLSTGVGAEIQKPLASVIVGGLVTATFLTLFVLPALFTRFSRSKLDDMQR; from the coding sequence ATGTTCAACCGAGTTGTCGACTGGGCGGTTCAGAACCGCCTGTTGGTTCTTATTGCGCTTGCAGTGCTTATCGCCACGGCCGCGTTTCAGATACCAAAACTGAATCTTGATGCTTTCCCCGACGTTACAAACGTCCAGGTCGCTGTTAATACAGAGGCGCCCGGACTTGCGGCTGAGGAAGTCGAGCAGCTGATCACCTATCCCATTGAAGCGGTGATGTATGCGTTGCCGGATGTTGAGGAGGTTCGGTCCATCTCCAAAACCGGGTTGTCTGGTGTCACCGTGGTCTTTAAAGAGGGCACGGATATCTATTTCGCGCGCCAACTGGTTTTCGAGCGGTTGCAGGCCGCGCGGGAGCTGATTCCGGACGGGGTCGGGGTGCCTGAAATGGGGCCGAATACGTCCGGTCTTGGCCAGGTCTACCAGTACTTGCTGATAGCGGACCCGGATTCGGGGTACGACGCAATGGAATTGCGCAGCTTGCACGACTGGCTGGTCAAACTGTTGCTGATACCGGCTGAAGGGGTTACGGAAATCCTGTCGTTTGGCGGAGAGGTCCGCCAGTACCAGGTTAACCTGAACCCGGCGCGAATGCTGTCCTATGACTTATCACAGAACGATGTCATGGAAGCCCTGGAGAACAACAACTCCAATGTTGGGGGCTGGTATATGGGCCGCGGGCAGGAGCAGTTGGTTATTCGCGGTATGGGCTGGCTGGGTAATGGCGAGCAGGGGCTCGAGCAGATCCGTCAGGTGCCCGTTAAAACCAGTGATGGCATTACAGTGACAGTGAACGATGTCGCCGAGGTAGCGCTGGGCACTGAAATTCGCCAGGGTGCGGTAACCATGACCCGGAAGGATGAAGCCGGTCAGGTTGAACAACTGGGTGAAGTGGTTTCTGGCATTGTACTCAAACGAATGGGGGCCAACACAAAAGCCACCATCGACGGCATCGAGGCCCGCATTGATCGCATAAATCAGGCGCTTCCGAGTGGGGTTCGTTTTGAGCCCTATTACAACCAGGCGGATCTGGTGACCAAGGCCGTAGAGACGGTGACCAATGCGCTTCTGTTGGCTTTTGTGTTTATTGCGATCGTGCTTGCCCTGTTCCTGATGAATCTGCGGGCAACAACGCTGGTGCTGCTTTCAATACCGATTTCCATCGGGATTGCCCTGATGATCATGGCCTGGTTCGGTCTCTCGGCCAACCTGATGTCTCTGGGCGGTATTGCTGTGGCAATCGGCATGCTGGTGGATGGCTCTGTTGTTATGGTTGAGAACATGTTCAAGCATCTGACCCATCCTGATGCTGAGCATGACGCCCGTCGGGATGAATTGGTGAAAAACGACCCTGACCCATTGGACGCGTCACACGATGACCATGGCATTGCGCTTCGACTGCAGGAGGCAGGCCGGGAAGTGGCGCGACCAATTTTTTTCGCGACGGCGATTATCCTGGTCGTTTTCATGCCTTTATTCAGCTTTGAAGGTGTGGAAGCCAAGCTTTTTCAGCCAATGGCGATCAGCATAATGTTGGCCATCGTGTCCGCTGTGATCGTTGCTCTGGTGGTTGTGCCGGCCTTGGCATCGTTTATGTTTCGCAAGGGTATTCGGGAGCGGGAAAGTTTCATTTTAAAGCCCCTCGAAAAGCTTTATCGCAAGGGCCTTGACTGGTCGTTGAAACACACCCGCTCTGTTGTCGGTGCAGCAGCTGTCCTTGTTGTGCTGGCGGCCTTGGTCGTGCCGCGACTCGGTACTGAGTTTGTCCCCGAATTGGAAGAGGGGACCATTAACCTCCGGGTAACGCTAGCCCCCTCATCAAGCCTTGATACCGCGCTTGAAGTGGCGCCGAAACTGGAGGCCATGCTGATGGAGTTTCCAGAGGTGACCTACGCGCTGTCCCGGGCGGGCCGACCGGAAATAGGCGGCGATCCGGAGCCCGTCAACAACATCGAAATCTACATTGGCCTCAAGCCAACAGCCGAGTGGACCAGCGCCAGTAATCGCTATGAATTGCAGGCCCTGTTTGAGGCGAAGCTCGAACAGCACCCGGGGCTACTGTTTAACTTTTCTCAGCCTATCGCGACTCGGGTTGATGAATTGCTGTCAGGTGTCCGCGCGCAACTGGCCATCAAACTCTTTGGCCCGGATCTCGACGTACTGGCGGAGAAAGGCCAGCAGATTGAAGCGGCGGTCCGAACAGTTCAGGGAACACGAGACGTGGCCATGGAGCAGATTGCTGGTGAAGCGCAGTTGGTGGTTCAGCCTGACCGTCAGGCACTTTCCCGGTACGGACTCGCCGTGTCTGATGTGATGAGTGTCGTCCGGGATGGACTGGGTGGTGCCGCCGCGGGCCAGATCATCAACGGAAATGAGCGGTACGATATCTATGTGCGTCTGGCCAAACGTTTCCGGGAAGACCGGGATGCCATTGCCGATTTCAGGTTACAGGCGCCGTCCGGAGCCTGGGTGAGACTCGGTGATGTGGCCGATGTGTCTATTGAGTCCGGCCCGCCTCAGGTGCGCCGCGATGACGTTCAGCGCCGTGTGGTCATTCAGTCTAATGTGCAGGGTCGTGACATGGGCAGTGTGGTTGCCGATATTCAGGATACCATCGCGACAGAAGTGAACCTTCCCCCCGGCTATTCGGTGGATATTGGTGGTCAGTTTGAAAACCAGCAACGAGCTCAGAAGCGATTGACCATTGTGGTACCTGTATCTCTGGGCCTGATCGCGCTGTTGCTGTACTTTGCTTTCAGTTCGGTTGGTCAAGCGCTGTTGATTCTGGTCAACGTGCCGCTTGCCGTTATTGGTGGCGTCTTTTCACTCTGGATCTCCGGCCAGTATCTTTCGGTGCCCAGTTCCGTTGGATTTATCACACTGTTTGGTGTGGCGGTGCTTAACGGGGTCGTAATGGTCGAAAGCATCAATCAGCGAATACAGGATGGGTTGAACGTGGATACTGCGGTGTTTGAAGGTGCCGTCTCCCGTTTGCGTCCTGTCTTGATGACAGCAATAACCTCGGCACTCGGTTTGATACCGATGCTATTGTCGACGGGCGTGGGTGCGGAAATCCAGAAGCCATTGGCCAGCGTGATTGTAGGTGGCCTCGTGACTGCGACTTTCCTAACGCTTTTTGTTTTGCCGGCTCTATTCACGCGCTTCTCAAGGTCTAAACTCGATGATATGCAACGGTAG
- a CDS encoding ATP-binding protein, whose amino-acid sequence MPIEIANNVISVMEKIFPDKSFRINTSLPNNFSWPMERQDLSELFGNLLENGGKWSQAEIDVSISQTDSGLTIEVADDGPGITPEAASKVMDRGSRLDETVSGFGLGLSIVSEILEDNFGRMNIGPSETGGARITVVLPFPE is encoded by the coding sequence TTGCCGATTGAAATAGCGAACAACGTCATTTCTGTCATGGAAAAAATCTTTCCCGATAAGAGTTTCCGTATTAATACATCCTTGCCGAATAACTTCAGTTGGCCCATGGAGCGTCAGGACCTATCAGAGTTATTCGGTAACCTGCTCGAAAACGGCGGGAAATGGAGTCAGGCTGAGATTGACGTTTCAATAAGCCAGACCGATTCCGGGCTAACGATAGAAGTTGCAGACGACGGCCCTGGGATTACTCCAGAAGCGGCCTCAAAAGTGATGGATAGAGGTTCCCGGCTTGACGAAACCGTTTCTGGATTTGGATTGGGACTGTCCATCGTGTCCGAAATACTAGAAGACAATTTCGGACGGATGAACATTGGCCCCTCAGAAACAGGGGGCGCCAGAATTACAGTTGTGCTTCCTTTCCCAGAGTAG
- a CDS encoding response regulator transcription factor: MKVLIVEDNAVLAEKISVWLAKENFTVDVAQNGKEANFFVETSSYQAIILDIGLPDENGLSLMQKWRSNGKDEAILILTARSNWTERVEGLNAGADDYLPKPFEFDELKARLSAIIRRKDGRTTDKIAVDGFLLSSTYRTLTTPDHKEFRLTATEYRLLQCFLRSPDRVFSQDDLVESLYNIERCPTRNVVQVYIARLRKILGKKRIKTLRGQGYYFARETH, translated from the coding sequence ATGAAGGTTCTAATTGTCGAAGACAACGCGGTACTCGCAGAAAAAATCTCCGTTTGGCTTGCGAAGGAAAACTTTACTGTAGATGTTGCCCAAAACGGAAAAGAGGCAAATTTCTTCGTAGAGACAAGCAGTTATCAGGCGATCATTCTGGATATAGGACTGCCCGACGAGAACGGGCTTTCTTTGATGCAAAAATGGAGAAGCAACGGCAAAGATGAAGCCATCCTGATTCTAACTGCCAGGTCCAACTGGACAGAGAGAGTTGAAGGCTTGAATGCCGGGGCAGACGACTATCTTCCAAAACCGTTCGAATTTGATGAACTGAAAGCTCGACTTAGCGCCATCATAAGAAGAAAAGACGGGCGAACAACTGATAAGATAGCGGTTGATGGGTTTCTTCTAAGTTCAACCTACAGAACGCTAACAACCCCTGATCATAAAGAATTCAGGCTAACCGCAACAGAATATCGCCTTCTTCAATGCTTCCTTCGATCTCCTGACAGAGTCTTTTCCCAGGATGATCTTGTTGAATCACTTTACAATATCGAAAGATGCCCAACGCGAAATGTTGTTCAGGTATATATTGCGAGGCTTAGGAAAATACTTGGGAAAAAAAGAATAAAAACGTTGAGAGGGCAAGGTTACTATTTCGCGAGAGAGACCCACTAA
- a CDS encoding sensor histidine kinase codes for MTRFSKPRSVKGTLLLLLLPAGIALMGLAWLVHGLLLDRMSREFVETRLKDEVAFLEHQIRDSGGQLDSLQTGDYFQEVFHHAFAIHSPSRTIISPDSWAPVLTSLIESAKDGTVRVRDADTVEGPKSILAYRKSFRIGDTPIVVIVSEDLGALKRSQAELHGWTAIVSILLILLLVVVIWFGINLSMRPVVELKATLKRLQDGKVSRIHVQAPEEFRPLAQQLNQLLDSLDQRLERSRDALANLSHSVKTPIAAVRQILEDTSRPLSNDLRLQMTARLNDIDKQLEAEMRRSRFAGPQVGKSAYPLKQARDLVWMLGRLYPEKSFELSSSLPEDARWPIEEHDLNEIMGNLLDNAGKWSERCVELSLVQHSGNLQIGVTDDGLGVADAEIGNLGRRGLRLDEQTPGHGLGLAIVREIVERYSGTLNFSPAPKSGLSVIVDLPRAVPVINR; via the coding sequence ATGACGCGGTTTAGCAAGCCCAGATCCGTCAAAGGCACCTTGCTTTTATTGCTACTGCCAGCGGGCATTGCGCTAATGGGGCTTGCATGGCTGGTTCACGGCCTCTTACTGGACCGGATGTCCCGGGAATTCGTCGAGACACGTCTCAAGGATGAGGTCGCCTTTCTGGAGCATCAGATTCGTGATTCTGGCGGTCAATTGGACAGTCTCCAGACTGGTGACTATTTTCAGGAAGTCTTTCACCACGCCTTCGCCATACATTCTCCGTCCAGAACGATCATTTCCCCGGATTCCTGGGCACCGGTGTTAACGTCGTTAATAGAATCAGCAAAGGATGGGACCGTTCGTGTTCGGGATGCGGACACCGTCGAAGGCCCAAAGAGCATTCTTGCGTACCGAAAGTCGTTCCGGATCGGCGATACGCCGATTGTAGTGATCGTGTCCGAGGATCTTGGCGCACTGAAACGCAGCCAGGCAGAGTTGCACGGGTGGACGGCCATCGTCTCTATTCTGCTGATTCTGCTGTTGGTCGTTGTGATCTGGTTCGGTATCAATCTGTCCATGCGCCCTGTCGTCGAACTGAAGGCCACGCTGAAGCGACTTCAGGATGGCAAGGTCTCGCGGATTCATGTCCAAGCACCTGAGGAATTTCGACCGCTGGCCCAGCAGCTCAACCAATTGCTCGACTCGCTGGATCAACGCCTGGAACGATCAAGGGATGCGCTGGCGAATCTGTCTCACAGCGTCAAAACCCCCATTGCGGCCGTCCGGCAGATTCTTGAGGACACCAGTCGTCCGCTCTCCAACGATCTCCGCCTTCAGATGACCGCGAGACTCAATGACATCGACAAACAGCTTGAAGCCGAGATGCGCCGAAGTCGCTTTGCAGGGCCACAGGTTGGGAAAAGCGCTTACCCTCTGAAACAGGCACGGGATCTAGTCTGGATGCTGGGGCGACTATACCCGGAAAAGTCCTTTGAACTGTCGAGCTCCCTGCCGGAGGACGCCCGCTGGCCGATCGAGGAGCACGACCTGAATGAAATCATGGGCAACCTTCTGGACAATGCAGGCAAATGGTCGGAACGATGCGTGGAGCTGTCACTCGTTCAACACTCCGGAAATCTGCAGATCGGCGTAACAGACGATGGGCTCGGCGTCGCGGACGCTGAAATCGGCAATCTGGGTCGACGGGGGTTGCGGCTGGACGAGCAGACCCCAGGCCATGGCCTTGGGCTGGCGATTGTTCGAGAAATTGTCGAACGCTACAGTGGAACCCTCAACTTCTCACCTGCTCCGAAAAGTGGGTTGTCCGTGATAGTTGACCTTCCCAGGGCGGTCCCGGTGATCAATCGTTGA
- a CDS encoding response regulator transcription factor, translated as MGLLLVEDDRLLAEGLRGQLEKAGFSVDTTYTAKEAAILGEQEDYRAVVLDLGLPDGNGLDVLRKWRKHQVVCPVLILTARGDWHDKVEGLKAGADDYLAKPFQTEELIARLNAIVRRSEGRIHSMVKAGRFELDENRQSLKSEDGTEHSLTGTEFRLLRCLMSRPGHVFSKEQLMEQLYNLNDSPNENVIEAYIRRLRKLVGNDTIATRRGQGYLFNDAV; from the coding sequence ATGGGATTACTGCTCGTTGAAGATGACCGTTTGCTGGCTGAAGGATTACGTGGTCAGCTTGAAAAGGCAGGGTTCAGCGTTGATACGACCTACACCGCCAAAGAAGCCGCGATTCTGGGCGAGCAGGAGGACTATCGGGCCGTCGTTCTGGATCTTGGCCTTCCTGACGGCAATGGATTAGACGTATTAAGGAAGTGGCGAAAACATCAGGTCGTCTGTCCGGTGCTTATTCTGACCGCCAGGGGCGACTGGCACGACAAGGTGGAAGGCCTTAAAGCTGGAGCGGATGACTACCTTGCAAAACCCTTTCAGACCGAAGAACTCATCGCCCGGCTTAACGCCATTGTGCGTCGAAGCGAAGGTCGCATTCATTCAATGGTCAAAGCCGGACGCTTCGAACTGGATGAGAATCGTCAAAGCCTGAAATCCGAGGATGGCACGGAGCACAGCCTCACCGGCACGGAATTTCGCCTGCTGCGCTGTCTGATGAGCCGTCCCGGCCATGTGTTCTCGAAAGAACAATTAATGGAACAGCTTTACAACCTGAACGACAGCCCGAATGAGAACGTCATCGAAGCCTATATCCGCAGACTGCGAAAACTGGTTGGCAACGACACCATTGCAACCCGTCGCGGCCAGGGGTATCTGTTTAATGACGCGGTTTAG
- a CDS encoding cytochrome c biogenesis CcdA family protein, whose product MPDLATWGIAAAFAGGLVSFFSPCTLPLVPGYLSVVTGGALTEASNRLKAFWLSLCFVMGFSLVFVALGASASVLGQWLMAYREEANLVAGVLIVLMGLFMLGWWSMPALQRDWRIGQSLEGGRPTAAFLLGIAFAIGWTPCIGPILGAILALSSTHANAEAGMLYLAAYSFGLALPFLGTALFIEHFRQRVRWLSRWSRLLRALAGLVLVVMGVMVLTGRMTLFASWMLSTFPVLGRLG is encoded by the coding sequence ATGCCTGATCTTGCAACCTGGGGAATTGCCGCCGCGTTTGCCGGAGGTCTCGTGTCGTTTTTCTCACCCTGTACTTTACCCTTGGTTCCCGGCTACCTGTCGGTTGTTACCGGAGGCGCTCTGACTGAGGCTTCAAATCGGTTGAAGGCGTTCTGGCTGAGTCTTTGTTTCGTGATGGGGTTCAGTCTCGTATTCGTTGCCCTGGGAGCAAGCGCCAGTGTTCTTGGGCAATGGCTGATGGCTTATCGTGAAGAGGCCAACCTGGTGGCTGGCGTGCTCATCGTGTTAATGGGCCTGTTTATGTTGGGTTGGTGGAGCATGCCGGCGTTACAGCGGGACTGGCGCATTGGGCAGTCTCTTGAAGGCGGGCGCCCCACTGCCGCCTTCCTCCTGGGCATCGCGTTTGCCATCGGCTGGACACCCTGTATAGGCCCCATACTCGGGGCCATATTGGCGCTCAGCTCCACCCATGCCAATGCTGAGGCTGGCATGCTGTATCTGGCGGCGTATTCGTTCGGGTTAGCTCTCCCTTTTCTCGGAACTGCCCTGTTTATTGAACACTTTCGGCAACGAGTACGCTGGCTCAGTCGCTGGAGTAGACTACTGAGAGCGCTTGCTGGCTTGGTGCTCGTTGTAATGGGAGTAATGGTGCTCACCGGTCGGATGACACTCTTTGCGTCGTGGATGTTGTCGACGTTTCCGGTTCTCGGAAGGCTTGGTTGA